The following are from one region of the Cataglyphis hispanica isolate Lineage 1 chromosome 16, ULB_Chis1_1.0, whole genome shotgun sequence genome:
- the LOC126855411 gene encoding phospholipase DDHD1-like isoform X1 gives MSGNIKDIDPFSEILMEQDPCGGDDTAIIEESPKDNNVEIVNEVAYAEPLTAEEIRWFYKDGVDKRWNEFGGYDSIRIEKIYQERQSLIKENNDEINGLPPAEKIVVRGGMYDVEIDNMKCVSIYWPGEEWEIMRGTWYYDGSWIPLETEHSKIIEEVHLKLFQKERKNNQSISNCDTNAPQSYKVLHTEQLSEFHVDWHSINDVTLYSEYTPTKLMRSVTSKLGFAKTTGYRLKRGYKTLANIEDKPRDIDHIVFVVHGIGQKRDTGKIIRNTTCFRDCVDWLKQKYFPNSKHRVEFFAVEWRSSLKLDGDIVEAITPYSVLSIRHLLNTSAMDILYYTSPLYGAEVRAGLQKELNRLYFMFASRHPGWQGKVSILAHSLGCVIVYDIVTGWMGHDTRLPSPQAQEVLLQGLQFPIENLFCLGSPLSVFLALRTRAPSNRLDMMPQSLCKRFYNIFHWSDPVAYRMEPLLERGYSKIEPVLIPPYGGVDGQQMPPQSPSSLNNVDPPLSPTEGDDKDDSPVDTPNRNTEKGWSLWDLVRGGWAVKEGPSSPTDSNPPIRPGQELAQRLDYVLRAVGLGRNYLYTVTAHTGYWNNYDVAYFVLTRLFPTLET, from the exons GAGATGATACAGCAATCATAGAGGAAAGTCCAAAGGACAACAATGTAGAAATTGTGAATGAAGTTGCTTATGCAGAACCTTTGACTGCTGAAGAGATACGTTGGTTTTATAAAGATGGTGTTGACAAAAGATGGAATGAATTTGGTGGATATGACAGCATAAgaattgagaaaatttatcaagaacgtcaaagtttaattaaagaaaataatgatgagATAAATGGTTTGCCACCTGctgaaaaaattgttgttaGAGGAGGCATGTATGATGttgaaattgataatatgaAATGTGTTTCAATATATTGGCCAG GTGAAGAATGGGAAATTATGAGGGGTACATGGTACTATGATGGAAGCTGGATACCATTAGAAACAGAACATTccaaaataatagaagaagtccatcttaaattattccaaaaggaaagaaaaaacaatcaAAGCATCTCAAATTGTGATACAAATGCTCCTCAGTCTTATAAAG TATTACATACCGAACAATTGTCCGAATTTCATGTCGACTGGCATTCAATTAATGATGTGACACTATACAGTGAATATACACCTACTAAATTGATGCGCAGCGTTACATCAAAATTAGGTTTtgctaaaa caACAGGCTATCGATTAAAGAGGGGTTATAAAACGCTTGCAAATATAGAGGATAAGCCACGTGATATTGACCATATAGTATTTGTCGTTCATGGAATAGGACAGAAGCGTGATACAGGAAAAATTATACGTAACACTACATg ttttagGGATTGTGTGGATTGGcttaagcaaaaatattttccaaattccAAACATAGAGTTgaattttttgcagttgaatGGCGatcatcattaaaattagatggag ATATAGTAGAAGCAATTACGCCCTATAGTGTATTGAGCATACGTCACTTGCTAAATACATCAGCgatggatattttatattatacaagtcCATTATATGGTGCTGAGGTTCGAGCCGGCTTGCAGAAGGAgctaaatagattatattttatgtttgcaaGTCGACATCCTGGTTGGCAAGGAAAGGTTTCAATTTTGGCACATTCCCTAGGATGTGTAATTGTATATGACATAGTTACAGGCTGGATGGGACATGACACGCGACTTCCATCCCCACAAGCACAAGAAGTTTTATTGCAAGGTTTACAATTTCCT AtcgagaatttattttgtttgggTTCGCCGTTGTCTGTATTCCTAGCGCTACGTACACGTGCTCCATCCAATAGATTAGACATGATGCCGCAAAGTTTATGTAAgagattttacaatatatttcactGGTCCGATCCAGTAGCTTACCGAATGGAACCGCTTTTGGAAAGAGGTTACAGTAAAATTGAACCAGTTCTCATACCACCATACGGTGGAGTCGATGGACAGCAAATGCCTCCACAATCGCCTTCGTCATTGAACAATGTAGATCCACCTTTATCGCCTACAg AAGGTGATGATAAAGATGATAGTCCAGTGGATACACCTAATCGTAATACAGAGAAGGGCTGGAGTCTTTGGGATTTAGTGCGAGGTGGATGGGCTGTTAAGGAAGGTCCGTCTTCGCCAACAGATTCAAATCCACCGATCCGTCCAGGTCAAG aattagCTCAACGATTGGATTATGTATTACGTGCAGTCGGTTTAGGAAGGAATTATTTGTATACAGTAACAGCCCATACAGGGTATTGGAATAACTATGATGTGGCCTATTTTGTATTAACAAGATTGTTTCCGACACTGGAAACGTGA
- the LOC126855411 gene encoding phospholipase DDHD1-like isoform X2, translated as MSGNIKDIDPFSEILMEQDPCGGDDTAIIEESPKDNNVEIVNEVAYAEPLTAEEIRWFYKDGVDKRWNEFGGYDSIRIEKIYQERQSLIKENNDEINGLPPAEKIVVRGGMYDVEIDNMKCVSIYWPGEEWEIMRGTWYYDGSWIPLETEHSKIIEEVHLKLFQKERKNNQSISNCDTNAPQSYKVLHTEQLSEFHVDWHSINDVTLYSEYTPTKLMRSVTSKLGFAKTTGYRLKRGYKTLANIEDKPRDIDHIVFVVHGIGQKRDTGKIIRNTTWDCVDWLKQKYFPNSKHRVEFFAVEWRSSLKLDGDIVEAITPYSVLSIRHLLNTSAMDILYYTSPLYGAEVRAGLQKELNRLYFMFASRHPGWQGKVSILAHSLGCVIVYDIVTGWMGHDTRLPSPQAQEVLLQGLQFPIENLFCLGSPLSVFLALRTRAPSNRLDMMPQSLCKRFYNIFHWSDPVAYRMEPLLERGYSKIEPVLIPPYGGVDGQQMPPQSPSSLNNVDPPLSPTEGDDKDDSPVDTPNRNTEKGWSLWDLVRGGWAVKEGPSSPTDSNPPIRPGQELAQRLDYVLRAVGLGRNYLYTVTAHTGYWNNYDVAYFVLTRLFPTLET; from the exons GAGATGATACAGCAATCATAGAGGAAAGTCCAAAGGACAACAATGTAGAAATTGTGAATGAAGTTGCTTATGCAGAACCTTTGACTGCTGAAGAGATACGTTGGTTTTATAAAGATGGTGTTGACAAAAGATGGAATGAATTTGGTGGATATGACAGCATAAgaattgagaaaatttatcaagaacgtcaaagtttaattaaagaaaataatgatgagATAAATGGTTTGCCACCTGctgaaaaaattgttgttaGAGGAGGCATGTATGATGttgaaattgataatatgaAATGTGTTTCAATATATTGGCCAG GTGAAGAATGGGAAATTATGAGGGGTACATGGTACTATGATGGAAGCTGGATACCATTAGAAACAGAACATTccaaaataatagaagaagtccatcttaaattattccaaaaggaaagaaaaaacaatcaAAGCATCTCAAATTGTGATACAAATGCTCCTCAGTCTTATAAAG TATTACATACCGAACAATTGTCCGAATTTCATGTCGACTGGCATTCAATTAATGATGTGACACTATACAGTGAATATACACCTACTAAATTGATGCGCAGCGTTACATCAAAATTAGGTTTtgctaaaa caACAGGCTATCGATTAAAGAGGGGTTATAAAACGCTTGCAAATATAGAGGATAAGCCACGTGATATTGACCATATAGTATTTGTCGTTCATGGAATAGGACAGAAGCGTGATACAGGAAAAATTATACGTAACACTACATg GGATTGTGTGGATTGGcttaagcaaaaatattttccaaattccAAACATAGAGTTgaattttttgcagttgaatGGCGatcatcattaaaattagatggag ATATAGTAGAAGCAATTACGCCCTATAGTGTATTGAGCATACGTCACTTGCTAAATACATCAGCgatggatattttatattatacaagtcCATTATATGGTGCTGAGGTTCGAGCCGGCTTGCAGAAGGAgctaaatagattatattttatgtttgcaaGTCGACATCCTGGTTGGCAAGGAAAGGTTTCAATTTTGGCACATTCCCTAGGATGTGTAATTGTATATGACATAGTTACAGGCTGGATGGGACATGACACGCGACTTCCATCCCCACAAGCACAAGAAGTTTTATTGCAAGGTTTACAATTTCCT AtcgagaatttattttgtttgggTTCGCCGTTGTCTGTATTCCTAGCGCTACGTACACGTGCTCCATCCAATAGATTAGACATGATGCCGCAAAGTTTATGTAAgagattttacaatatatttcactGGTCCGATCCAGTAGCTTACCGAATGGAACCGCTTTTGGAAAGAGGTTACAGTAAAATTGAACCAGTTCTCATACCACCATACGGTGGAGTCGATGGACAGCAAATGCCTCCACAATCGCCTTCGTCATTGAACAATGTAGATCCACCTTTATCGCCTACAg AAGGTGATGATAAAGATGATAGTCCAGTGGATACACCTAATCGTAATACAGAGAAGGGCTGGAGTCTTTGGGATTTAGTGCGAGGTGGATGGGCTGTTAAGGAAGGTCCGTCTTCGCCAACAGATTCAAATCCACCGATCCGTCCAGGTCAAG aattagCTCAACGATTGGATTATGTATTACGTGCAGTCGGTTTAGGAAGGAATTATTTGTATACAGTAACAGCCCATACAGGGTATTGGAATAACTATGATGTGGCCTATTTTGTATTAACAAGATTGTTTCCGACACTGGAAACGTGA
- the LOC126855411 gene encoding phospholipase DDHD1-like isoform X3, which produces MSGNIKDIDPFSEILMEQDPCGGDDTAIIEESPKDNNVEIVNEVAYAEPLTAEEIRWFYKDGVDKRWNEFGGYDSIRIEKIYQERQSLIKENNDEINGLPPAEKIVVRGGMYDVEIDNMKCVSIYWPGEEWEIMRGTWYYDGSWIPLETEHSKIIEEVHLKLFQKERKNNQSISNCDTNAPQSYKVLHTEQLSEFHVDWHSINDVTLYSEYTPTKLMRSVTSKLGFAKTTGYRLKRGYKTLANIEDKPRDIDHIVFVVHGIGQKRDTGKIIRNTTCFRDCVDWLKQKYFPNSKHRVEFFAVEWRSSLKLDGDIVEAITPYSVLSIRHLLNTSAMDILYYTSPLYGAEVRAGLQKELNRLYFMFASRHPGWQGKVSILAHSLGCVIVYDIVTGWMGHDTRLPSPQAQEVLLQGLQFPIENLFCLGSPLSVFLALRTRAPSNRLDMMPQSLCKRFYNIFHWSDPVAYRMEPLLERGYSKIEPVLIPPYGGVDGQQMPPQSPSSLNNVDPPLSPTEGDDKDDSPVDTPNRNTEKGWSLWDLVRGGWAVKEGPSSPTDSNPPIRPGQGTHVSRLQFNSVIFFL; this is translated from the exons GAGATGATACAGCAATCATAGAGGAAAGTCCAAAGGACAACAATGTAGAAATTGTGAATGAAGTTGCTTATGCAGAACCTTTGACTGCTGAAGAGATACGTTGGTTTTATAAAGATGGTGTTGACAAAAGATGGAATGAATTTGGTGGATATGACAGCATAAgaattgagaaaatttatcaagaacgtcaaagtttaattaaagaaaataatgatgagATAAATGGTTTGCCACCTGctgaaaaaattgttgttaGAGGAGGCATGTATGATGttgaaattgataatatgaAATGTGTTTCAATATATTGGCCAG GTGAAGAATGGGAAATTATGAGGGGTACATGGTACTATGATGGAAGCTGGATACCATTAGAAACAGAACATTccaaaataatagaagaagtccatcttaaattattccaaaaggaaagaaaaaacaatcaAAGCATCTCAAATTGTGATACAAATGCTCCTCAGTCTTATAAAG TATTACATACCGAACAATTGTCCGAATTTCATGTCGACTGGCATTCAATTAATGATGTGACACTATACAGTGAATATACACCTACTAAATTGATGCGCAGCGTTACATCAAAATTAGGTTTtgctaaaa caACAGGCTATCGATTAAAGAGGGGTTATAAAACGCTTGCAAATATAGAGGATAAGCCACGTGATATTGACCATATAGTATTTGTCGTTCATGGAATAGGACAGAAGCGTGATACAGGAAAAATTATACGTAACACTACATg ttttagGGATTGTGTGGATTGGcttaagcaaaaatattttccaaattccAAACATAGAGTTgaattttttgcagttgaatGGCGatcatcattaaaattagatggag ATATAGTAGAAGCAATTACGCCCTATAGTGTATTGAGCATACGTCACTTGCTAAATACATCAGCgatggatattttatattatacaagtcCATTATATGGTGCTGAGGTTCGAGCCGGCTTGCAGAAGGAgctaaatagattatattttatgtttgcaaGTCGACATCCTGGTTGGCAAGGAAAGGTTTCAATTTTGGCACATTCCCTAGGATGTGTAATTGTATATGACATAGTTACAGGCTGGATGGGACATGACACGCGACTTCCATCCCCACAAGCACAAGAAGTTTTATTGCAAGGTTTACAATTTCCT AtcgagaatttattttgtttgggTTCGCCGTTGTCTGTATTCCTAGCGCTACGTACACGTGCTCCATCCAATAGATTAGACATGATGCCGCAAAGTTTATGTAAgagattttacaatatatttcactGGTCCGATCCAGTAGCTTACCGAATGGAACCGCTTTTGGAAAGAGGTTACAGTAAAATTGAACCAGTTCTCATACCACCATACGGTGGAGTCGATGGACAGCAAATGCCTCCACAATCGCCTTCGTCATTGAACAATGTAGATCCACCTTTATCGCCTACAg AAGGTGATGATAAAGATGATAGTCCAGTGGATACACCTAATCGTAATACAGAGAAGGGCTGGAGTCTTTGGGATTTAGTGCGAGGTGGATGGGCTGTTAAGGAAGGTCCGTCTTCGCCAACAGATTCAAATCCACCGATCCGTCCAGGTCAAGGTACACATGTGTCGcgattacaatttaatagcgtaatattttttctgtaa
- the LOC126855411 gene encoding phospholipase DDHD1-like isoform X4, translating to MSGNIKDIDPFSEILMEQDPCGGDDTAIIEESPKDNNVEIVNEVAYAEPLTAEEIRWFYKDGVDKRWNEFGGYDSIRIEKIYQERQSLIKENNDEINGLPPAEKIVVRGGMYDVEIDNMKCVSIYWPGEEWEIMRGTWYYDGSWIPLETEHSKIIEEVHLKLFQKERKNNQSISNCDTNAPQSYKATGYRLKRGYKTLANIEDKPRDIDHIVFVVHGIGQKRDTGKIIRNTTCFRDCVDWLKQKYFPNSKHRVEFFAVEWRSSLKLDGDIVEAITPYSVLSIRHLLNTSAMDILYYTSPLYGAEVRAGLQKELNRLYFMFASRHPGWQGKVSILAHSLGCVIVYDIVTGWMGHDTRLPSPQAQEVLLQGLQFPIENLFCLGSPLSVFLALRTRAPSNRLDMMPQSLCKRFYNIFHWSDPVAYRMEPLLERGYSKIEPVLIPPYGGVDGQQMPPQSPSSLNNVDPPLSPTEGDDKDDSPVDTPNRNTEKGWSLWDLVRGGWAVKEGPSSPTDSNPPIRPGQELAQRLDYVLRAVGLGRNYLYTVTAHTGYWNNYDVAYFVLTRLFPTLET from the exons GAGATGATACAGCAATCATAGAGGAAAGTCCAAAGGACAACAATGTAGAAATTGTGAATGAAGTTGCTTATGCAGAACCTTTGACTGCTGAAGAGATACGTTGGTTTTATAAAGATGGTGTTGACAAAAGATGGAATGAATTTGGTGGATATGACAGCATAAgaattgagaaaatttatcaagaacgtcaaagtttaattaaagaaaataatgatgagATAAATGGTTTGCCACCTGctgaaaaaattgttgttaGAGGAGGCATGTATGATGttgaaattgataatatgaAATGTGTTTCAATATATTGGCCAG GTGAAGAATGGGAAATTATGAGGGGTACATGGTACTATGATGGAAGCTGGATACCATTAGAAACAGAACATTccaaaataatagaagaagtccatcttaaattattccaaaaggaaagaaaaaacaatcaAAGCATCTCAAATTGTGATACAAATGCTCCTCAGTCTTATAAAG caACAGGCTATCGATTAAAGAGGGGTTATAAAACGCTTGCAAATATAGAGGATAAGCCACGTGATATTGACCATATAGTATTTGTCGTTCATGGAATAGGACAGAAGCGTGATACAGGAAAAATTATACGTAACACTACATg ttttagGGATTGTGTGGATTGGcttaagcaaaaatattttccaaattccAAACATAGAGTTgaattttttgcagttgaatGGCGatcatcattaaaattagatggag ATATAGTAGAAGCAATTACGCCCTATAGTGTATTGAGCATACGTCACTTGCTAAATACATCAGCgatggatattttatattatacaagtcCATTATATGGTGCTGAGGTTCGAGCCGGCTTGCAGAAGGAgctaaatagattatattttatgtttgcaaGTCGACATCCTGGTTGGCAAGGAAAGGTTTCAATTTTGGCACATTCCCTAGGATGTGTAATTGTATATGACATAGTTACAGGCTGGATGGGACATGACACGCGACTTCCATCCCCACAAGCACAAGAAGTTTTATTGCAAGGTTTACAATTTCCT AtcgagaatttattttgtttgggTTCGCCGTTGTCTGTATTCCTAGCGCTACGTACACGTGCTCCATCCAATAGATTAGACATGATGCCGCAAAGTTTATGTAAgagattttacaatatatttcactGGTCCGATCCAGTAGCTTACCGAATGGAACCGCTTTTGGAAAGAGGTTACAGTAAAATTGAACCAGTTCTCATACCACCATACGGTGGAGTCGATGGACAGCAAATGCCTCCACAATCGCCTTCGTCATTGAACAATGTAGATCCACCTTTATCGCCTACAg AAGGTGATGATAAAGATGATAGTCCAGTGGATACACCTAATCGTAATACAGAGAAGGGCTGGAGTCTTTGGGATTTAGTGCGAGGTGGATGGGCTGTTAAGGAAGGTCCGTCTTCGCCAACAGATTCAAATCCACCGATCCGTCCAGGTCAAG aattagCTCAACGATTGGATTATGTATTACGTGCAGTCGGTTTAGGAAGGAATTATTTGTATACAGTAACAGCCCATACAGGGTATTGGAATAACTATGATGTGGCCTATTTTGTATTAACAAGATTGTTTCCGACACTGGAAACGTGA
- the LOC126855410 gene encoding neurotactin, producing MSQADQNQDKSMDKKEIAEEEREKMLNAENTKHTGAAPAPDLESEEQKPKKKIPIGGIKMPGFCRTKSKEPCKDDETKPTESTDAESAPVVTKESEQNTAEKPTTPGKDSKEKEGRKGILDAIRIPLVSSVFSKKKKETDAELGPTGAAGLASVETLDDGAADKNIIANEDGMETVRLDGEDGADGAEPPKHPLVVCISTLRRHMLLSVVILLILLSVIVIVCIACAGPRKTIHTHPLKDGKYIETVTSCGPVQGVLEDGAYAFRGIPYAMPPVGNRRWQSAEPLTRIEHCWNGTYLAHNSSENCWQREPTGPNTYGAEDCLYLDVFTPAVRYGSPLPVVVMIGAETLSGGSPGVMQPSAKLARVRDMVFVRPNFRLGVFGFLAAEPLTRATHPPTSGNYGLSDIIAVLQWVQLNIEHFGGNKTSVTLWGHRAGGTLVTALIGSRRAKNLFSKIWISSGSAIFPGNELNRSEALSRSFLDTIRCNDAACLRSKSAVELMDAVPETWYMGNVNLPETKEADISKDKRHQWLVLDGNILQEHVGHILAETKLTVKVVMGTTAHSGTPPRFLSPNITLNATQVEKYVRESLLGTLSLADEALKRYNATLKGLVTMISDIRVVCPLLTLARSRTDVPFYIATQPRRGYLADPDSDAAAILGTYAAVAPEEKRHVSAMQQLFNHYVWHGEVAQADPSGAKRVLVVGQDTLLEQNHPNCDFWINKNIVPMYGRVD from the exons GACGACGAAACGAAGCCGACAGAGTCCACAGATGCGGAATCAGCCCCTGTAGTGACAAAGGAGAGCGAGCAGAATACCGCGGAAAAACCTACCACACCTGGCAAGGATTCTAAGGAGAAGGAAGGACGAAAAGGAATTCTGGATGCTATTCGGATACCTTTGGTATCGTCAGTTTTCtccaaaaagaagaaa gAAACTGACGCTGAGTTAGGACCGACTGGCGCCGCAGGATTAGCGAGCGTTGAGACACTCGATGACGGTGCtgccgataaaaatattatcgccaACGAAGATGGTATGGAAACTGTACGTCTTGATGGAGAGGACGGAGCAGATGGTGCCGAACCACCAAAGCATCCCCTGGTGGTTTGCATATCAACACTCAGAAGACACATGCTTTTGtcag TGGTGATTCTATTGATCCTGCTCAGCGTTATCGTCATCGTTTGCATTGCTTGCGCTGGACCCAGGAAAACGATACACACTCATCCTTTGAAGGACGGCAAATACATCGAAACGGTGACATCGTGCGGACCGGTACAGGGCGTCTTGGAGGACGGCGCCTACGCGTTCCGCGGTATTCCCTATGCGATGCCGCCGGTCGGCAACCGTCGTTGGCAATCGGCCGAGCCTTTGACCCGTATCGAGCATTGCTGGAACGGCACTTATCTGGCGCATAACTCCTCCGAGAATTGCTGGCAGCGTGAACCAACAGGTCCTAACACATACGGCGCGGAGGATTGTCTCTATCTTGACGTGTTTACTCCGGCAGTCCGCTATGGCTCTCCATTGCCCGTAGTTGTTATGATCGGCGCCGAGACACTGAGTGGTGGTTCACCCGGAGTAATGCAACCTTCAGCCAAGTTAGCGCGCGTTCGCGATATGGTGTTCGTGCGGCCAAACTTCCG tttggGGGTTTTCGGATTCTTGGCAGCCGAGCCTCTCACCAGAGCCACTCATCCTCCGACTTCGGGTAACTACGGATTATCGGATATCATAGCGGTCCTTCAGTGGGTGCAATTGAATATCGAACATTTTGGCGGCAATAAAACGTCCGTCACTCTTTGGGGACATCGGGCAGGCGGTACTCTAGTGACGGCGCTGATCGGCTCTCGCCGTGCCAAAAACCTCTTTTCGAAGATATGGATATCCAGCGGTAGCGCAATCTTCCCAGGCAACGAATTAAACCGATCTGAGGCTCTGAGCAGAAGCTTTCTCGACACAATTCGATGTAACGACGCCGCTTGTTTAAGAAGTAAGAGCGCCGTGGAACTCATGGACGCTGTACCAGAGACGTGGTATATGGGTAATGTGAACTTGCCTGAAACAAAGGAAGCCGACATCTCCAAGGATAAAAGACACCAGTGGCTCGTTTTGGACGGTAATATTCTTCAAGAACACGTCGGTCATATCCTGGCAGAAACCAAACTTACAGTAAAAGTGGTAATGGGTACTACCGCGCATTCTGGTACACCACCGCGATTCTTATCGCCAAACATTACCCTTAATGCAACACAAGTTGAGAAATATGTACGAGAGTCCCTGCTCGGAACTTTGAGCTTGGCAGACGAAGCTCTCAA GCGCTACAACGCCACATTGAAAGGACTCGTTACAATGATTTCCGACATTCGTGTAGTCTGCCCGTTGCTGACACTTGCCAGGAGTAGAACCGATGTACCATTTTACATAGCCACTCAACCTCGTCGTGGATACTTGGCCGATCCCGATAGCGATGCTGCGGCTATTCTAGGGACTTACGCCGCTGTCGCACCTGAAGAAAAGAGACATGTGTCAGCTatgcaacaattatttaatcattatgtGTGGCATGGCGAGGTCGCGCAAGCTGATCCATCAGGCGCGAAACGAGTTTTAGTTGTTGGTCAAGATACATTGCTCGAACAGAATCATCCTAATTGCGATTTCtggataaacaaaaatatcgtaCCTATGTATGGTCGGGTCGATTGA